The stretch of DNA CCGGCGATCATCCAGTTCACGTCGCCGGGGCGGACGACGCGATCGGAGCCGACGCTGTCCTTGTGCTGCATCTCGCCGGCGAACAGGTACGTGACCGTCGCGAGCCCGACGTGGGGATGAGGCCGCACGTCGAACCCGACCCCGGGCGCGAAGTCGGCGGGCCCCATGTGGTCGAAGAAGATGAACGGCCCGACGAGCCGGCGCTGGACTGCGGGGAGCACGCGGCGGACGGAGAAGCCTCCGAGATCGCGCGGCCGTCCTTCGATGAGGAGCTCGATCGCCATGACGTGCGGTCGAGCCTACTTCGCTGGTGCGGGAGGCGGTGAGATTAGTCTCGACGCGGTGCGGGCAAAGGTGAGAAGGAAGTATGAGCGACCGCTCCGCGCGCATGCGCACGCGTAGACGCGAAAAAATCGACGACCCGTGACCGACGAATCGAACGACATCCTGCCGACCTGGATCGAGGTCAGCTATCCCGCAAACCGTGGCGTGATTGGTCTCCGTGGCAGTCACGCGCCCCTCTCCTGGGAGCACACGACCGCGCCGACCCGGCGCATCGGAGACCACCACCTCTTCTCGGTGCCGATGAGAGAGGGCGAGCTCGTCGAGCTCAAGGTCGTGCGCGACGACCACTGGGCGCAGGGCCGCAACTACGTCGTGCACGCGGGCGAGCACCTGCGCATCGAGCCGTACTTCGACAGCCCGGAGCCGAAGTTCGTGCGCGACGTCATCGTCGAGCACAAGGGAAAGTCCCAGCGCCTCGACGTGCTCCTCCCGCCGAGCTACGACGAGCAGCCGAAGAAGCGCTACCCGGTCCTCTACGTCCTCGACGGGCAGGCGCTCTGGCAGCACTCGACCGATCCCTTCGGCACGTGGGGCATGGACGGGACCTTGTGGTTCCTCTACGAGCTCGGCGCGATCGCGGAGCTCATCGTCGTCGGCGTCCATACGTCCGAGTACCGCCTCCAGAACCTCACCCCGGTGCCGGATCCGCACTACGGCGGCGGCAACGCGAAGGAGTTCCTCGAGCTCATGGTCGACGGCGTCGTCGAGCACGTGAACCGCACCTTCCGCACAGAGGCCGATCGCGAGGACACCGGCATCCTCGGGAGCTCGCTCGGCGCCCTCTTCGCGCTCTACGCGGCGTGGACGCGGCCCGACGTCTTCGGCAAGGCGGCCTGCCTCTCGAGCTCGTTCTGGTGGGCGGACCGCTGGGCGGTGCGCCACGTCCAGTCGTCGCCGCCGCCGGAGCCGCGCCCCGTCTTCTACCTCGACTCCGGCGCCGCTCCGCAGCCGATGGAAGAGGACGTCCGCCTCGTCGACGGCTTCCATCACACGCGCTCGATGCTGCGCGCGCTCACGCAGGCGGGCTTCGACGTCGGCTTCGATCTGCATCGCCTCGTGTTCCCGGGGCAGGCGCACCACACCGCGTCGTGGGCGGGCCGCGTCGCGCTCCCGCTCCAGCTCCAGTTCCCGGTCACGCTCCAGCCGCTCGACAGCGTGCGCTGGGGGACCTCGCACGAGGAGAACGACCTCGAGACGGTCTCCTCCGCGAAGCCGGAGTCGGCCCACTTCAAGACCGGCTCTTATCGTACGCTCGCGCGGTGACGATCGCGTGGGAGGCGGCCGGCGGCGGCGCGGAGAAGGTCCTCTTCATCCAGGGCGCCGGCGTCCCCGGCGCGGGGTGGAAGCCGCAGCTCGCCGGCCTCTCCGATCGTTTCCACTGCGCGTCGTTCGACAACCGCGGCACCGGCAAGAGCCGCCGCGCGGACGGCGCGTTCACGATCGACGACTGGCGCGCCGACGCGCTCGAGGTGCTCGACGCGCTCGGCTGGGAGCGCGCCCACGTCGTCGGGCACAGCCTCGGCGGCCTCGTCGCGCAGTCGCTCGCGCTCGAGGCGCGCGCCCGCGTCGCGAGCCTCACGTTGATGTGCACGTTCCATCGCGGCGCGGAGGCGAGCCGCCTCTCGCCGTGGATAGTGTGGACCGGGCTCCGCACGTACGTCGGCACGCGCTCGATGCGGCGGCGGGCCTTCCTCGAGATCCTCCTCTCGCCCGCGGAGCGCGCCGCGCGGGCCTCCGCGCTGGACGACTACGCGGCGGAGCTCGCGCCGCTCTTCGGCCGCGACCTCGGCGATCCCGCCGCGATCGCGATGAAGCAGCTCGGCGCGGCGGCGAAGCACGACGTCCGCGCGCGGCTCGCGGAGCTCGCGGACGTCCCGACCCTCGTCGTGAGCGGCGCGCACGATCGCCTCGCGCTCCCCGCGTTCGGCCGCGCGCTCGCGGCGGCGATCCCGGGCGCGCGCTTCGTCGAGTGCGACGCCGCGCACGGTCTCCCGATCACGCGCGCGGACGAGACGAACCGCCTCGTCGCCGAGCACGTGCAGAGCGCACGCGGCTAGGCGCCTTTGAGCCGCCCGTTCGCGTGGGATACGCTGGGCGCCATGTCCCGTCTCGGGCTCGCCCTGCTCCTCGTCGGCGCCGTCGGCGCCCTCGCATGCCAGACCGACGAAGTGGAGAAGCCGACCTACGAGTTCGGCCTCTTCCCCAAGATCGCGCACTCCGGCTTCAACGCGACCACGCGCTTCAACGTCGTCTACGCGACGAGCGCGCCCGCGCCGGAGTGGTCGATCGACGATCCTTCGATCGGCACGATCGCGCCCACCGTGCCGCCGTCGATCCCGGGGGTGGACGTCTCGAACCTCAAGTTCGCGCTCGTGACGACGACGAAGGCGGGCGAGACGACGGTGCACGTGCGCTCGGGCGACACGGTCCTCGACGCGCAGCTCGTCGTGAAGGGCTACACCGACGAGCAGGTCGTCCTCGGCAAGGCGCGCTACGACACGGACGCGACCAACGGCGCCGAGCCCGCGCGGAAGCCCTGCGCCGACTGCCACACGAAGCCCGAGGGCGTCGACCACTCGCCGCTCAAGATGGCGGGCTTCGACGATCCCACGATCCTCGGCGTGATCCAGGACGCGACCTACCCCGACGGCGGCGCCGGCAGCTCGACGACGAGCGCGTTCCGGCCCTCGGGTCCGCTCACGCTCACGACCCACAAGTGGGGTCTCACCGAGCCCGAGAAGGACGGCATCCTCGCCTACCTCCGCTCGCTCCCGCTCGGCAAGGTCACCGACGCCGGCGCGCCCCCACCCGACGGCGGCCCGTAGCACGCGACGAGCGCGCGTCGCGCCGCGAGGTACTTCGCGAGGTTCGAGCCGTCGTTCCGGGGGAGGGAGCGGCCGCGGCGCGCGGTGACCTCGCCCGTCGCCGTCTTCGTCACGCGCTGGAACGTGCGCGCCTCGCCGTCGACGTCGAGGACCCAGGAATCGACTTGCTCGTCGCAGGTCGTGCACGTGTCGTCGTGGCCGTGGAGCACCGTCGACGTCGCGACGAGGTCGTCGAGCTCCTCGAGCGAGAGCGGCGCGCCATGGAGGAGCGCGAAGCGAACGTCGATCGAGAGCGAGACGTTCGCCGCGACGAAGTCGCTCAGCGCCGCCCCCGCGTCGACGCACTCCGAAGCCACCGCGCTCGACGAGGCGGCGGCGTCCTCCGACGAAGCCGCGGCGCAGCCGGTGAGACCAAGAACGAGGACGACCGTGGAAAGGTGAGCAAGCATCATGGTGGCGCCCTGAGCACTCCGCGTGCCGGGGAATTCCGCCGTATTTCTCGGCGGGGGCTGAGGTCGGCAGCCCTCCACCGTCACCCGGCGCGTGACGCCTACGCGATCTCGATGCGGTGCACGCGCGCCGCGTCGGCGTCGACGAGGAGCACGCCGGCGACCTCGAAGGCGTGCTGGTACTCGAGGAGCTGCCGCCGCGTCGCGGCGGTCTCGATGCGCGTCGCGACCGCGCCGGTCTTCACCTCGGCGACGAAGCGCGCGCCCGCCTTCGAGACGAGGTAGTCCGCG from Labilithrix sp. encodes:
- a CDS encoding alpha/beta hydrolase; amino-acid sequence: MTDESNDILPTWIEVSYPANRGVIGLRGSHAPLSWEHTTAPTRRIGDHHLFSVPMREGELVELKVVRDDHWAQGRNYVVHAGEHLRIEPYFDSPEPKFVRDVIVEHKGKSQRLDVLLPPSYDEQPKKRYPVLYVLDGQALWQHSTDPFGTWGMDGTLWFLYELGAIAELIVVGVHTSEYRLQNLTPVPDPHYGGGNAKEFLELMVDGVVEHVNRTFRTEADREDTGILGSSLGALFALYAAWTRPDVFGKAACLSSSFWWADRWAVRHVQSSPPPEPRPVFYLDSGAAPQPMEEDVRLVDGFHHTRSMLRALTQAGFDVGFDLHRLVFPGQAHHTASWAGRVALPLQLQFPVTLQPLDSVRWGTSHEENDLETVSSAKPESAHFKTGSYRTLAR
- a CDS encoding alpha/beta fold hydrolase, whose product is MTIAWEAAGGGAEKVLFIQGAGVPGAGWKPQLAGLSDRFHCASFDNRGTGKSRRADGAFTIDDWRADALEVLDALGWERAHVVGHSLGGLVAQSLALEARARVASLTLMCTFHRGAEASRLSPWIVWTGLRTYVGTRSMRRRAFLEILLSPAERAARASALDDYAAELAPLFGRDLGDPAAIAMKQLGAAAKHDVRARLAELADVPTLVVSGAHDRLALPAFGRALAAAIPGARFVECDAAHGLPITRADETNRLVAEHVQSARG